One region of Limnospira fusiformis SAG 85.79 genomic DNA includes:
- the cax gene encoding calcium/proton exchanger produces MLKTNQIISLLLIFIPISIVAEYGHWGATIIFITAALAIIPLAAWMGTATEEIAVVLGPNLGGLMNATFGNATELIIGFVALKAGLVEVVKASITGSIIGNLLLVMGLAMFLGGLRFKEQEFPPVVARLNASAMTLAVIAILVPTAVDVTSSGIEESTMQTLSGAVALVLIIVYILTLLFSMKTHSYLYDVGLAENEVEPGTGEEISGEPHHQINLKLWIVVLLVATIMVAVESELLVGTLEEATESLGLTALFTGVILVPIIGNAAEHATAVTVAMKNKMDLSVSVAVGSSLQIALFVAPVLVLAGLVLNQPMDLDFNPFELIAVAVSVAIANSVSSDGRSDWLEGVLLLAAYMVLGIAFFFHPVML; encoded by the coding sequence ATGCTCAAAACCAATCAAATCATCTCCCTGCTGCTCATTTTTATTCCCATTTCCATTGTCGCCGAATATGGACACTGGGGAGCCACTATAATCTTTATAACCGCCGCCCTAGCCATTATTCCCCTGGCGGCTTGGATGGGTACAGCTACCGAAGAAATAGCAGTAGTTCTCGGCCCTAATTTAGGAGGGTTAATGAATGCCACATTTGGCAATGCTACCGAATTAATTATCGGTTTTGTCGCTCTCAAAGCCGGATTGGTAGAGGTAGTCAAAGCCAGCATTACCGGGTCAATTATTGGCAACTTATTACTGGTAATGGGTTTAGCCATGTTTCTGGGAGGATTAAGGTTCAAAGAACAAGAATTTCCCCCAGTAGTGGCTCGTCTGAATGCCTCAGCCATGACCTTAGCAGTAATTGCTATATTAGTTCCCACCGCCGTAGATGTCACGTCCAGCGGCATAGAGGAAAGCACCATGCAAACTCTGTCCGGTGCGGTGGCGCTAGTGTTGATTATAGTTTATATCCTCACCCTACTATTTTCCATGAAAACCCACTCCTATTTATATGATGTGGGATTAGCAGAAAACGAAGTAGAACCCGGAACGGGAGAAGAAATATCAGGGGAACCTCATCATCAAATCAATCTAAAATTATGGATTGTGGTGCTTTTAGTGGCTACAATTATGGTGGCGGTTGAGTCGGAGCTGTTGGTAGGTACTCTGGAAGAGGCTACCGAGAGTCTGGGTTTGACAGCACTATTTACCGGGGTGATCCTAGTTCCGATTATTGGGAATGCAGCCGAACACGCCACGGCTGTGACGGTTGCTATGAAAAATAAAATGGATCTGTCGGTGTCGGTGGCTGTAGGTTCGAGTTTACAGATTGCCCTCTTTGTAGCACCAGTGTTAGTTCTGGCGGGGTTGGTGCTAAATCAGCCAATGGATTTAGACTTTAATCCCTTTGAGTTAATAGCTGTGGCTGTATCGGTGGCGATCGCTAATTCGGTAAGTTCTGACGGCCGGTCGGACTGGTTGGAAGGGGTGTTGCTGCTGGCTGCATATATGGTTTTAGGAATAGCCTTTTTCTTTCATCCCGTCATGTTGTAA
- a CDS encoding serine/threonine-protein kinase yields MSYCLNPKCPKPDDESNAKRRICAQCGSDLFIQSRYRVIKKMGGGGFGQTFEILDQKDKTRKVLKVLLKEHPKAIALFKQEAKVLSELSHPGIPKVDKDGYFTFMPKDESPLHCLVMEKIEGLDLQEWMKERKKEPISPELAMDWLKQLVEILDRVHSLQYFHRDIKPQNIMRKPDGQLVLIDFGTAREVTETIMGFSSNGSGEQDNDKKRATGIVSPGYTPPEQTNGKAVPQSDFFALGRTFVYLLTGKPPTAYPENPRTGKLLWRKGAPNIPKQLADVLDYLMAPFPGNRPQNPGVVLQCLAEVELNPPPRDSDEREDPKSDTKGKKKEQLKTKIHLSELKIKIPFKAIGILSVIVTMGGLIYTQVDGYRRYGLIPANPMLVIRGWPNRMWLLGHKEALGQVYALAIAPDGETLVAGTFGTIRRWGIHSGEVFNPESVHSSWVRALAFSPNGEIMVSGSNDKTIRMWWGSRQRTIEGHTGSVHALVFSPNGQILASGSEDRTIILWDTNGRRLSTILAHDLPVNALAFNPQGNVLASASADASIRLWNVNVGDSSRRLTITGHGDSINAIAYSPDGETIASASDDGTVRLWNANTGEQLRVFEGHRGPVKSLVITPDGQTLIAGGDHIVLWNLNTGEIITTLWGHGDLITALALTPDGKILTSGSEDKTIKIWQLKL; encoded by the coding sequence GTGAGTTATTGCCTCAATCCCAAATGCCCTAAACCCGATGATGAGTCGAATGCCAAACGACGCATTTGCGCTCAGTGTGGCTCTGATCTGTTTATACAGAGTCGTTATCGTGTTATCAAAAAGATGGGTGGGGGAGGATTTGGTCAAACTTTTGAGATTCTCGACCAAAAAGATAAGACTCGCAAAGTTTTAAAAGTTCTCCTCAAAGAACATCCCAAGGCGATCGCTCTGTTTAAACAAGAGGCGAAAGTTTTGAGTGAACTTAGTCATCCCGGCATCCCTAAAGTAGATAAAGATGGCTACTTTACCTTTATGCCGAAAGATGAGTCGCCGCTGCATTGTTTAGTCATGGAGAAAATCGAAGGGTTAGACCTTCAGGAGTGGATGAAGGAGCGCAAAAAAGAACCCATTAGCCCAGAATTAGCCATGGATTGGCTAAAACAACTGGTGGAAATTCTCGATCGCGTCCACAGTTTACAGTATTTTCACCGAGATATTAAACCTCAAAACATCATGCGAAAGCCTGATGGTCAACTGGTGTTAATTGATTTTGGCACAGCGCGGGAAGTGACCGAGACCATTATGGGGTTTAGTTCAAATGGCTCCGGCGAACAGGATAATGATAAGAAACGCGCCACAGGAATTGTCTCCCCTGGTTATACGCCGCCAGAACAAACGAACGGGAAAGCAGTACCTCAGTCGGACTTTTTTGCCCTGGGTCGGACTTTTGTTTATCTGTTGACGGGAAAACCCCCCACGGCTTACCCAGAAAATCCTCGCACTGGGAAACTTTTGTGGCGTAAGGGTGCGCCAAATATCCCGAAACAATTGGCGGATGTTCTTGATTATCTGATGGCACCATTTCCGGGAAATCGCCCCCAGAACCCTGGGGTAGTTCTCCAGTGTTTAGCTGAAGTGGAACTTAATCCGCCACCCCGCGATAGTGATGAAAGAGAAGATCCCAAATCAGATACCAAAGGTAAAAAGAAAGAACAGCTGAAGACGAAAATCCACCTCAGTGAACTGAAAATTAAGATTCCCTTCAAGGCTATTGGTATTCTGAGTGTGATTGTGACCATGGGGGGGTTGATTTATACCCAGGTAGACGGTTATCGGCGCTATGGCTTAATTCCGGCTAACCCTATGTTGGTGATTAGAGGGTGGCCTAATCGTATGTGGCTACTGGGGCATAAGGAGGCTTTAGGGCAGGTTTATGCTTTGGCGATCGCCCCAGACGGTGAAACTCTGGTTGCGGGAACTTTTGGCACAATTCGACGCTGGGGTATCCATTCTGGAGAGGTTTTTAATCCCGAAAGCGTCCATTCGAGTTGGGTAAGGGCCCTAGCATTCTCCCCCAATGGAGAGATTATGGTCAGTGGTAGTAATGATAAAACTATCCGTATGTGGTGGGGATCGCGTCAACGTACTATTGAAGGACATACAGGAAGTGTCCATGCTTTGGTTTTTAGTCCCAACGGTCAAATTTTAGCTAGTGGTAGCGAAGACAGGACTATTATTCTGTGGGATACCAATGGTCGGCGATTATCAACTATTCTCGCCCATGACCTCCCGGTTAATGCTTTGGCTTTCAATCCCCAGGGTAATGTTCTCGCTAGTGCTAGTGCAGATGCCAGTATCAGATTATGGAATGTCAATGTCGGTGATAGTAGTCGCCGACTGACAATTACTGGCCATGGAGATAGTATTAATGCGATCGCCTATAGCCCCGACGGTGAAACCATCGCCAGCGCTAGTGATGATGGAACCGTGCGCTTGTGGAATGCTAACACAGGGGAACAACTGCGGGTTTTTGAGGGACACAGAGGCCCGGTGAAATCCCTAGTGATTACCCCAGATGGCCAAACTTTAATTGCTGGAGGCGATCACATTGTTTTATGGAATCTCAACACCGGGGAAATAATCACTACCCTTTGGGGTCACGGAGACCTGATCACAGCCCTAGCCCTCACCCCAGACGGCAAAATCCTCACCAGTGGTAGTGAGGATAAAACCATTAAAATCTGGCAGCTAAAGCTGTAG
- a CDS encoding iron uptake porin, with amino-acid sequence MNKILWNTLKQSPGFLGAALLLSTTAALATDSPSDKLVTTSQVASLASDAAEGVSQFSLDADTTSLMAVAPEVDNTAPLSQNVMDLGFESSAETQEVAQVQPEMEQELRIADLEQINLYSEVADSMEQVTSVSQLSDVQPTDWAFQALQSLVERYGCIAGYPDGTFRGNRAMTRFEFAAGLNACLERVNELIAASVANLVTREDLAVLQRLQEEFAAELATLRGRVYALEARTAELEANQFSTTTKLRGEVVFWPGDSFGDRARHNVAGGPQGNRNEDPTQTYLGYRVRLNFDTSFTGEDLLRTRLQARDLPNLSRFNLTNTLMSRTAIDGNSNGIELDDLYYRFPAFNRRAHIFIGANSLDLDDIMDVITPFNSGSNASISRFGQRNPAIFRGPEGAGAAAKFAFGNDRQFRLNLGYLAGNASDATAGNGLFNGSNTKSAQLIYEPTDRLAFGVEYARKYFTSDDVNMAGATGSWIADRPFGDNATTSDNLGFQFNWRIVEKFELGGWFGATWAHQQRSGSDSATILNWAVTMGFPDAFSEGDLGGIIIGMPPKVTSHDIGALEDRDTSFHIEAFYRYAFNDYISITPGFYVLTNPDHNARNANILVGTLRTTFRF; translated from the coding sequence ATGAACAAAATTCTATGGAACACTCTCAAGCAGAGTCCAGGCTTTCTGGGTGCTGCTCTTCTGTTAAGCACAACTGCTGCATTAGCCACAGACAGCCCTTCAGACAAGCTGGTTACTACTTCCCAAGTGGCATCCCTAGCTTCAGATGCAGCGGAAGGAGTTAGTCAATTTAGCCTGGATGCGGATACTACCTCGCTAATGGCAGTTGCGCCAGAGGTCGATAACACGGCTCCTCTGTCTCAGAATGTAATGGATTTAGGTTTTGAGTCCTCTGCCGAAACCCAAGAGGTAGCTCAGGTACAACCTGAGATGGAACAGGAACTCAGAATTGCCGACCTAGAACAAATCAATCTATACAGTGAAGTTGCCGACTCTATGGAGCAGGTGACCTCTGTATCTCAATTGTCTGACGTTCAACCTACAGATTGGGCATTCCAAGCGCTTCAGTCTTTGGTAGAACGTTATGGCTGTATTGCAGGTTATCCAGACGGAACCTTTAGAGGAAACCGCGCCATGACTCGTTTTGAGTTTGCGGCTGGTTTAAATGCCTGTTTGGAACGGGTTAACGAATTGATTGCGGCTTCTGTGGCTAATTTGGTAACTCGCGAAGATTTGGCGGTTCTGCAACGGCTCCAGGAAGAGTTTGCGGCGGAATTGGCAACTTTGCGCGGCCGTGTGTACGCTTTGGAAGCGCGGACGGCTGAATTGGAGGCTAATCAGTTCTCCACCACTACCAAACTGCGCGGGGAAGTAGTGTTCTGGCCAGGAGATAGCTTTGGCGATCGCGCCAGACATAACGTGGCTGGAGGTCCCCAAGGCAATCGCAATGAAGACCCCACTCAAACTTATTTGGGCTACCGGGTTCGTCTGAACTTTGATACCAGCTTTACCGGCGAAGACCTATTGAGAACCCGTCTGCAAGCGAGAGATCTCCCTAACCTCAGCAGATTTAACCTGACCAATACCTTAATGTCTCGGACTGCTATTGATGGCAATTCCAATGGGATAGAGCTAGATGATTTGTACTACCGTTTCCCCGCCTTCAATCGTCGGGCGCACATCTTTATCGGTGCTAACAGCCTTGATTTAGATGACATCATGGATGTGATCACCCCATTTAACAGCGGTTCTAATGCCTCAATTTCTCGGTTTGGTCAGCGTAACCCTGCCATTTTCCGGGGTCCAGAAGGTGCAGGGGCGGCGGCTAAGTTTGCCTTTGGTAATGATCGTCAGTTCAGACTCAATCTGGGTTATTTAGCTGGTAACGCCTCCGATGCTACTGCTGGTAATGGCTTATTCAACGGTAGCAATACTAAGTCGGCTCAGTTGATCTATGAACCCACAGACAGGCTGGCTTTTGGGGTAGAGTACGCGCGTAAATATTTCACCAGCGACGATGTCAATATGGCGGGTGCTACCGGAAGCTGGATCGCCGATCGCCCCTTTGGTGATAACGCCACCACCAGTGATAACCTAGGCTTCCAGTTTAACTGGCGGATAGTTGAGAAGTTCGAGTTGGGTGGCTGGTTTGGAGCTACCTGGGCTCATCAACAAAGAAGTGGCAGTGATAGTGCTACAATTCTTAACTGGGCTGTGACTATGGGCTTCCCAGATGCTTTCAGTGAAGGAGATTTGGGTGGTATTATTATCGGAATGCCTCCGAAAGTTACCTCCCATGACATCGGCGCTTTGGAAGATCGCGATACTTCCTTCCATATTGAAGCCTTCTATCGCTATGCTTTCAACGACTACATTTCCATCACTCCTGGCTTCTATGTTTTGACCAATCCTGATCACAATGCCCGCAATGCTAATATTTTGGTAGGAACCCTGCGGACTACTTTCCGCTTCTAA